A single genomic interval of Flavihumibacter rivuli harbors:
- a CDS encoding amidohydrolase, protein MRILLLLLLSPLFTFSQDQLFYNARIFTGNYDQPFAEAIAIRNGKVLAVGSLKDVEKKLGKAALRTDLKGQTLLPGMVDSHIHAIKGGKTLTKANLKDVPTDVPSIAAYAQEAIRKQEGMTGDVLDMYGLNISTWSHLDELSKAFNSGELARHPVILRGSDGHTVFANQAMLRKAGVDKAYLQTLSGDMRSYYATLPDGQPSGFVTEDGIKILHAAVPNVVDYALAAKKTMDYANGYGLTAWLEASATTTATTESEILDAYHGLIRANALSAHVVATIVAKADSSPEKQIDTVLAIRKKYERPNLKVAGFKVFADGVLEYPTQTAALSSNYTGTNHKGVFMFEPGNFARFATAADKAGMLVHVHAIGDRAVTETLNGFERVRKQNGNTRIPHSITHMQLVVPTDFSRFRQLNVLTSQQLLWAFGDVTTIDIVQPYIAQELYKWQYPAKSLLDAGAVVAGASDWPVSSANPFEAIYHAETRKGPKGVLDSSQCMPRMAMFYGYTIEAAKVLLLEKEIGSLEPGKWADMVLVDRDVFSVDAESMRDTRVLWTMFEGKVVWRRQ, encoded by the coding sequence ATGCGCATCCTGCTGCTTTTACTGCTTTCTCCCCTTTTTACCTTCTCCCAGGACCAGTTATTCTATAACGCCAGGATCTTTACCGGCAATTACGATCAGCCTTTTGCGGAAGCCATCGCCATCCGGAATGGGAAGGTGCTGGCCGTGGGCTCTTTGAAGGATGTTGAAAAGAAGCTGGGCAAAGCAGCACTGAGAACAGACCTCAAGGGCCAGACCCTGTTGCCCGGTATGGTTGATAGCCATATCCACGCTATCAAGGGCGGCAAAACCCTGACCAAGGCCAACCTGAAGGACGTGCCCACCGATGTACCTTCCATTGCCGCCTATGCCCAAGAGGCCATCCGGAAGCAAGAGGGAATGACGGGGGATGTGTTGGATATGTATGGCCTTAACATCAGCACCTGGTCGCACCTGGATGAACTTTCAAAAGCTTTTAATAGCGGCGAACTGGCCAGGCATCCTGTCATCCTGAGGGGTTCCGATGGCCATACGGTTTTCGCTAACCAGGCCATGCTCCGGAAAGCAGGGGTGGATAAAGCCTATCTCCAAACCCTCTCTGGGGATATGAGGTCTTATTATGCCACCCTGCCAGATGGCCAACCCAGCGGTTTTGTGACTGAGGATGGGATCAAAATACTACATGCCGCTGTACCTAACGTGGTGGATTATGCGCTGGCTGCAAAAAAGACCATGGACTATGCCAATGGTTATGGCCTCACTGCCTGGCTGGAAGCTTCTGCTACCACCACCGCCACCACAGAAAGTGAGATCCTGGATGCTTACCATGGCTTGATCAGGGCGAATGCCTTATCTGCCCATGTTGTTGCAACCATTGTGGCCAAAGCCGATAGTTCACCGGAAAAACAGATCGACACGGTTTTGGCGATCAGGAAAAAATATGAACGGCCTAACCTGAAAGTCGCGGGCTTTAAAGTTTTTGCTGACGGAGTACTGGAGTACCCCACCCAGACCGCTGCTTTGTCTTCCAACTATACTGGCACCAACCATAAGGGGGTATTTATGTTCGAGCCCGGGAATTTTGCCCGTTTTGCAACAGCAGCGGACAAGGCAGGTATGCTGGTGCATGTCCATGCCATTGGTGACCGTGCGGTTACCGAGACCCTGAATGGCTTTGAACGGGTCCGGAAGCAGAACGGTAATACACGGATCCCGCATAGTATTACCCATATGCAATTGGTGGTGCCCACCGATTTCTCCAGGTTCCGCCAATTGAACGTCCTGACCTCCCAGCAATTACTATGGGCCTTTGGGGATGTCACCACTATTGATATTGTGCAACCCTATATAGCCCAGGAGTTGTATAAGTGGCAGTATCCGGCGAAATCCTTGCTGGATGCGGGTGCTGTGGTAGCCGGAGCCAGTGACTGGCCCGTTAGCAGTGCCAATCCATTCGAGGCTATTTACCATGCCGAAACGCGCAAAGGACCCAAAGGGGTATTGGACAGTAGCCAATGCATGCCCAGGATGGCCATGTTCTATGGCTATACCATTGAAGCGGCCAAGGTCTTATTACTCGAGAAGGAAATTGGTTCGCTTGAACCCGGAAAATGGGCCGATATGGTACTGGTAGACCGGGATGTATTTTCCGTAGATGCGGAGTCCATGCGCGATACCAGGGTCTTGTGGACCATGTTTGAAGGGAAGGTGGTTTGGCGCCGGCAGTGA
- a CDS encoding peroxiredoxin, translated as MKNLVLSVGSQFPEFKKKSVVSIEKGKEFYELSYEEIRNAGKWMVMFWWPKDFTFVCPTEIAEFNKHYQDFADRDTVLVGASTDSEFVHLAWRNNHEDLKGLQFPMLADTSKTLAEELGILETEEKIAYRATFIVDPQGIVRWVSLYDLSVGRNVKEVLRVLDALQTDELCPCNWQKGEATLTA; from the coding sequence ATGAAGAATTTAGTGTTGTCAGTGGGATCGCAATTCCCCGAGTTCAAGAAAAAGTCAGTTGTGTCCATTGAGAAAGGAAAAGAGTTCTATGAGTTGAGCTACGAAGAGATCAGGAATGCAGGTAAGTGGATGGTGATGTTCTGGTGGCCAAAGGATTTCACCTTTGTTTGCCCGACCGAGATCGCAGAATTCAACAAGCATTACCAGGATTTCGCCGACCGAGATACCGTCCTGGTTGGTGCCTCTACCGATAGTGAGTTTGTCCACCTGGCCTGGAGGAACAACCACGAAGACCTGAAAGGCCTCCAGTTCCCCATGCTGGCCGACACCTCCAAAACCCTGGCAGAAGAGCTGGGTATCCTCGAAACTGAAGAGAAGATCGCCTACCGCGCCACTTTCATCGTGGACCCACAGGGTATCGTACGTTGGGTTAGCCTCTACGACTTGAGTGTTGGCCGCAATGTGAAGGAAGTATTGCGTGTACTGGATGCCTTGCAAACAGATGAACTCTGTCCATGTAACTGGCAGAAAGGTGAAGCTACCCTCACTGCCTAA
- a CDS encoding glycoside hydrolase family 25 protein yields MAKKKKQKLPGAKSLIAVLIILLVFGMGYWWYKLSEPDFVRYDAFGIEIPSNFSIHGIDVSKYQQRINWGAVKEMEVEDVKIGFAFIKATEGLGRVDAHFARNWEKSRDAGITRGAYHFFLAPKNGALQAENFIRTVELMPGDLPPVLDVEQTYGVSAEKLRAEVKAFLETVETHYGIRPIIYTNVDFYNKYLKGDFDQYPLWVAHYLQKDRPRITRNWAFWQYSETGNVNGIRGKVDFNVFNGDSSDFEDLLID; encoded by the coding sequence ATGGCCAAGAAGAAGAAACAAAAACTGCCCGGTGCAAAGTCCCTGATAGCCGTATTGATCATCCTCCTGGTCTTCGGGATGGGATATTGGTGGTACAAATTGTCCGAACCTGATTTTGTGCGGTATGATGCATTTGGTATCGAGATCCCTTCCAACTTCTCCATCCATGGCATAGATGTATCCAAGTACCAACAGCGGATCAATTGGGGGGCAGTGAAGGAAATGGAAGTGGAGGATGTGAAGATCGGCTTCGCGTTTATCAAGGCTACTGAAGGATTGGGAAGGGTTGATGCCCATTTTGCCAGGAATTGGGAGAAGAGCCGGGATGCCGGTATCACCCGCGGGGCCTACCATTTCTTCCTGGCTCCCAAGAACGGGGCCCTCCAGGCCGAGAATTTCATTCGCACCGTAGAACTGATGCCTGGCGACCTGCCGCCCGTATTGGATGTGGAGCAGACCTACGGGGTAAGTGCTGAGAAGCTCCGTGCTGAGGTAAAGGCTTTCCTCGAAACTGTGGAAACGCATTATGGAATCAGGCCGATCATTTACACGAATGTTGACTTTTACAATAAATACCTGAAAGGGGATTTTGACCAATATCCGCTATGGGTGGCGCATTACCTCCAGAAAGACCGCCCAAGGATCACCCGTAACTGGGCTTTCTGGCAATACAGTGAAACCGGTAATGTAAACGGGATAAGGGGAAAGGTGGATTTCAATGTGTTTAACGGTGATTCCTCGGATTTTGAAGATCTGCTGATCGATTGA
- a CDS encoding DUF202 domain-containing protein has product MDETQKRINKDLILRERLAIERTDMAIDRTLLSFIRTALYFAIAGMTIHGFMRDRFGGWVVLLFGILATLILLAGIYKYRQQKRKLKDNEKHIGDYKLEWEDDVE; this is encoded by the coding sequence ATGGACGAAACCCAGAAAAGAATCAATAAGGACCTTATCCTGCGCGAAAGGCTGGCCATAGAGCGTACAGATATGGCCATCGACAGGACGCTTTTGTCATTCATCCGGACCGCCTTATATTTTGCCATTGCCGGTATGACCATTCATGGATTCATGCGCGACCGTTTTGGCGGATGGGTGGTGTTGCTATTTGGGATATTGGCCACCCTGATCCTGCTGGCCGGTATCTACAAGTACCGCCAGCAGAAAAGAAAGTTGAAGGATAATGAAAAACACATCGGCGATTATAAGCTGGAGTGGGAAGATGACGTTGAATAG
- a CDS encoding carboxymuconolactone decarboxylase family protein: MMFGAAATTVNNAVAILNDLGLTEEQLSPSLKALANADTRYLRDLKINISNALGAATLQKKEAYLIALAVMVNEKNSLLQEAFTKMAIGEGANEKEIAEVISCASLMATNNVYYRFRHFMHEDFYNNAQAGIRMSIMMNPLIGKEFFELISLVVSSINGCEMCVTSHEKNLVQHGTEKQRIHDAVRLGAVLRSLTVLL; this comes from the coding sequence ATGATGTTTGGAGCTGCTGCCACAACAGTTAATAACGCTGTGGCGATATTGAATGACCTGGGACTGACCGAAGAACAGCTCAGTCCAAGCCTCAAGGCTTTGGCCAATGCTGATACCAGGTACCTGCGTGACCTGAAGATCAACATCAGCAATGCGCTTGGCGCCGCAACCCTGCAAAAGAAGGAAGCATACCTGATCGCATTGGCCGTAATGGTAAATGAAAAGAACAGCCTGCTACAGGAAGCCTTTACCAAAATGGCCATAGGTGAAGGGGCAAATGAAAAAGAGATCGCTGAAGTGATCAGTTGTGCCAGCCTGATGGCAACCAATAATGTGTATTACAGGTTCCGCCATTTTATGCACGAAGACTTTTACAATAATGCCCAGGCAGGTATCCGCATGAGCATTATGATGAACCCGCTGATCGGCAAGGAGTTCTTTGAACTGATCAGCCTGGTGGTTAGCTCCATCAACGGCTGTGAAATGTGCGTAACCAGCCACGAGAAGAACCTGGTGCAGCACGGCACAGAAAAACAACGCATCCACGATGCTGTCCGGCTGGGTGCCGTCCTCCGCAGCCTTACCGTTCTCTTATGA
- a CDS encoding MarR family winged helix-turn-helix transcriptional regulator, which produces MSIDKDIHQRKFRNDYQRLMINMIYTYNWLMENTRNFMDQYDLTPQQFNILRILRGAGEPLSTLQIRQRMLDKMSDTSRIVDRLVKKELVRKVTCPTDRRLVDCTITEKGQELLARMDAHEDEFDAILNQLSPEEAKQLSGLLDKMRQSVD; this is translated from the coding sequence ATGAGCATAGATAAAGATATCCACCAGCGGAAGTTCCGGAATGATTACCAGAGGTTGATGATCAATATGATCTATACCTATAACTGGCTGATGGAAAATACCAGGAACTTCATGGATCAATATGATCTTACCCCCCAACAGTTCAATATCCTGCGCATCCTGAGGGGAGCTGGGGAACCACTCTCTACCCTGCAGATCCGCCAGCGGATGCTCGATAAAATGAGTGATACCAGCAGGATCGTGGACAGGCTGGTGAAAAAGGAACTGGTCAGGAAGGTCACCTGTCCAACCGACAGGCGCTTAGTAGATTGTACCATAACTGAAAAAGGCCAGGAACTGCTTGCCCGCATGGATGCACACGAAGACGAATTCGATGCTATCCTCAACCAGCTCAGTCCCGAAGAGGCCAAGCAATTAAGCGGCCTCCTTGACAAGATGAGGCAGTCAGTAGATTAG
- a CDS encoding vWA domain-containing protein: protein MPLPTRTTSLAIILIASLTLASFIGIRHLKLTGKNNCNFVDSNEILQPCTTGLEAPPDAPDPSRPQKPLAFQEGLNRPFPPASPLVTDPVALSPRKIQVAVLLDVSNSMDGLIEQAKAQLWNMVSVLGRVRCDGKVPQVEIALYEYGRSSNDVSKGYVEQVNPFTRDLDEVSKNLFRLTTNGGDEYCGQVMYTSLKELKWDDSMDNYKVIFIAGNEDFLQGRLPFTTACREAKAKGVVVNTIYCGERKQGIAEHWNLGAECGNGSFTNINSDARIEDIPTPYDDELFQLNTRLNATYISYGTKGEESMAKMSEVDGLNFESNKSAALKRVGVKSKKEVYDNSSWDLVDAMAADSMVVRKLDKSQLPVTLKNKSEKEIRQFVKTQSEERWSIQKQIAALSIKRDTFLAAEKAKNIKSNHESTLETAIEKMIREQIGKKGMKLE from the coding sequence ATGCCATTACCAACCAGAACCACCAGCCTGGCGATCATATTGATCGCGTCTCTTACCCTTGCATCGTTTATTGGTATTCGCCACCTCAAACTAACAGGAAAGAATAATTGCAATTTTGTTGACAGTAATGAAATCTTGCAACCCTGCACAACTGGACTTGAGGCTCCTCCCGATGCTCCCGACCCTTCCCGGCCGCAAAAGCCATTGGCATTTCAGGAAGGTTTAAACAGGCCTTTTCCGCCGGCTTCTCCCTTGGTGACGGATCCGGTAGCCCTCAGCCCAAGGAAGATCCAGGTAGCGGTTCTCCTCGATGTATCCAACAGCATGGATGGGTTGATTGAGCAAGCCAAGGCACAGCTTTGGAATATGGTGAGTGTACTGGGACGGGTAAGGTGCGATGGTAAAGTTCCGCAAGTGGAGATCGCACTTTATGAGTATGGAAGAAGTTCCAATGATGTCAGCAAAGGTTATGTAGAGCAGGTTAACCCTTTCACCCGCGACCTGGACGAGGTTTCGAAGAACCTTTTCCGGTTGACCACCAATGGCGGCGATGAATATTGCGGCCAGGTAATGTACACCTCATTAAAGGAGTTGAAGTGGGATGACAGCATGGATAATTATAAGGTGATCTTTATAGCAGGCAACGAGGATTTTTTACAAGGGCGGCTGCCCTTTACTACTGCCTGTAGAGAGGCCAAAGCAAAGGGGGTGGTGGTGAACACTATCTATTGCGGGGAACGCAAGCAGGGGATCGCAGAGCATTGGAACCTGGGTGCGGAATGTGGCAATGGCAGCTTTACCAATATCAATTCAGATGCCCGGATCGAGGATATCCCTACCCCATATGATGATGAGTTATTCCAGTTGAACACCAGGCTGAATGCTACTTACATTAGTTACGGCACTAAGGGTGAGGAGAGTATGGCCAAAATGAGTGAAGTGGATGGATTGAATTTCGAAAGCAATAAAAGTGCCGCGCTGAAAAGGGTTGGCGTGAAAAGCAAGAAGGAAGTTTATGATAACTCGAGCTGGGACCTTGTCGATGCCATGGCAGCCGATAGCATGGTGGTAAGGAAACTTGACAAGAGCCAACTGCCTGTTACCCTGAAGAACAAATCTGAGAAAGAGATCAGGCAATTTGTGAAAACCCAATCTGAAGAAAGGTGGAGTATCCAAAAACAAATTGCAGCACTTAGCATAAAGCGGGATACATTCCTAGCTGCGGAAAAGGCAAAGAACATAAAAAGTAATCACGAATCCACACTGGAAACGGCCATTGAAAAGATGATCCGTGAGCAGATCGGTAAGAAGGGAATGAAATTGGAATAG
- a CDS encoding ATP-dependent helicase has translation MQDYLKGLNDRQREAVLHKDGPIMIVAGAGSGKTKVLTTRIAHLMAHYKVDAFNILALTFTNKAAKEMKERIEKILGNSDARNLYVGTFHSVFARILRSEAHRLGYPNSFTIYDTDDAKGVVKTVINEMNLDDKLYKPNIVYNRISSAKNALVGPAEYAQDYYIQQEDARSNRPAIAQIYANYAKRCFKNGAMDFDDLLIKMYELLKHFPEALVKYQHKFRYILIDEYQDTNPAQYEIIKLLGAAHENVCVVGDDAQSIYSFRGATIQNILQFQKDYDDVKVIKLEQNYRSTKSILHVANEVINNNKGQIPKQLWTDNGEGEKIRLVRTMTDNDEGKFVADTIQEQKLRNHYNNKDFAILYRTNAQSRAFEESLRRMAIPYTMYGGVSFYSRKEIKDMVAYLRVIVNPRDEEALKRIINYPVRGIGKTTIDKVLLIANNSNISMWEVLERAAEAGFKAGTLESIENFVTMIKSFQSMLQIKNAYDVAFHVGKQTNLVKELFNDKSAEGVQRYENVQELLNSIKEFTETPSNDDGEVGDKGLAAYLQQITLLTDADEKDPNADTVKLMTIHAAKGLEFPVVFAAGLEEMLFPNAMSINTREELEEERRLFYVVITRAKQRLWITYANTRYRFGQLVQNEPSRFIDEIPQNYLDRSYAGGGARNSGTQFGGTSAFDRMRGFGASEAAERMYGPPPAKRKDTVPSYVPPKPAPKVVEHKPSADFVPSDTSNLQAGQKVEHQKFGFGVVTKMEGSSHNPVATVQFDLNGEKKIMLNYAKLRIVE, from the coding sequence ATGCAAGATTACCTGAAAGGATTGAATGACCGGCAGCGTGAGGCGGTGTTGCACAAGGATGGCCCGATTATGATCGTGGCCGGTGCCGGGAGCGGAAAGACAAAAGTATTGACCACCCGTATTGCCCACCTGATGGCCCACTATAAGGTGGATGCCTTTAATATATTGGCGCTTACGTTCACCAATAAGGCGGCCAAAGAAATGAAGGAGCGTATCGAGAAGATCCTTGGTAATTCCGATGCCCGTAATCTTTATGTGGGCACCTTCCATAGTGTCTTCGCCCGTATCCTGCGCAGCGAAGCCCATCGACTGGGTTATCCCAACTCCTTTACCATTTACGACACTGATGATGCCAAGGGCGTGGTGAAGACCGTGATCAACGAAATGAACCTGGACGACAAGCTGTATAAGCCGAATATCGTTTATAACCGTATATCATCGGCAAAGAACGCTTTGGTTGGTCCGGCTGAATACGCGCAGGATTATTATATCCAGCAGGAGGATGCCCGCAGCAACCGTCCGGCGATCGCCCAGATCTACGCGAACTATGCCAAGCGCTGTTTCAAGAATGGCGCAATGGATTTCGATGACCTGCTGATCAAGATGTACGAATTGCTGAAGCATTTCCCGGAAGCGCTGGTGAAGTACCAGCATAAGTTCAGGTATATCCTCATTGATGAGTACCAGGATACCAACCCGGCCCAGTACGAGATCATCAAATTATTGGGTGCCGCACATGAGAATGTTTGTGTGGTGGGCGACGATGCCCAGAGTATCTACTCTTTCCGCGGGGCGACCATCCAGAATATCCTGCAGTTCCAGAAGGATTATGATGATGTGAAGGTGATCAAGCTGGAGCAGAATTACCGCAGTACCAAGAGTATCCTGCATGTGGCCAATGAAGTGATCAACAATAACAAGGGACAGATACCCAAGCAGCTCTGGACCGATAATGGCGAAGGGGAGAAGATCAGGCTGGTGCGTACCATGACCGATAACGATGAAGGAAAATTCGTGGCGGATACGATCCAGGAGCAGAAGCTAAGGAACCACTACAACAACAAGGACTTCGCGATCCTTTACCGGACCAATGCGCAGAGCCGGGCTTTTGAAGAAAGTCTTCGCCGGATGGCTATTCCCTATACTATGTATGGGGGTGTGAGTTTCTATTCCCGCAAGGAGATCAAGGACATGGTAGCTTACCTGCGGGTGATCGTGAATCCCCGTGACGAAGAAGCATTGAAGCGGATCATCAACTACCCGGTAAGGGGTATCGGAAAGACCACTATCGATAAGGTGTTGCTGATCGCGAACAACAGCAATATCTCCATGTGGGAGGTATTGGAACGTGCTGCTGAAGCCGGGTTCAAAGCCGGTACCCTGGAGTCGATCGAGAACTTCGTTACCATGATCAAGAGCTTCCAGAGCATGTTGCAAATAAAGAATGCCTATGATGTGGCCTTCCATGTGGGTAAGCAGACGAACCTGGTGAAGGAGCTTTTCAATGATAAGAGTGCTGAAGGGGTGCAACGGTATGAGAACGTTCAGGAGTTATTGAACAGTATCAAGGAGTTTACCGAAACTCCCAGCAATGATGATGGGGAAGTGGGTGACAAAGGGCTTGCGGCCTACCTGCAGCAGATCACCCTGTTGACTGATGCGGATGAGAAAGACCCCAATGCTGATACAGTGAAATTGATGACCATTCACGCCGCTAAAGGCCTGGAGTTCCCGGTGGTTTTCGCAGCTGGATTAGAAGAAATGTTGTTTCCCAATGCGATGTCTATCAACACAAGGGAAGAGCTGGAAGAAGAACGTCGCCTTTTCTATGTGGTGATCACCAGGGCCAAGCAAAGGCTTTGGATAACCTATGCCAATACCCGCTATCGTTTTGGACAATTGGTGCAGAATGAACCCAGCCGGTTCATTGATGAGATCCCCCAGAATTACCTTGACAGGAGTTATGCCGGCGGTGGTGCACGCAATAGCGGTACCCAGTTTGGAGGGACATCGGCGTTTGACAGGATGCGGGGTTTTGGCGCCAGTGAAGCCGCAGAGCGTATGTACGGTCCGCCGCCTGCCAAGCGGAAAGATACCGTACCATCCTACGTGCCTCCCAAGCCAGCGCCAAAGGTGGTGGAGCATAAGCCTTCTGCTGATTTCGTTCCCAGTGATACATCCAATCTCCAGGCAGGCCAAAAGGTAGAACACCAGAAATTCGGTTTCGGGGTGGTGACCAAAATGGAAGGCAGTTCTCATAACCCTGTAGCAACTGTACAGTTTGACCTGAATGGAGAGAAGAAGATCATGCTGAATTACGCAAAACTCAGGATTGTGGAATGA
- a CDS encoding META domain-containing protein, whose protein sequence is MRFSRLALLISLLAVACSPKLGPDKDWAEGRWLLVELKEVPVQISGNQDKNAHLEFYPSSRTYKGFGGCHPISGNYDVSKRSIKFRPGPAPKESCPDVPFEAVFLQTLYDIDGYELNGDIMSLKDGRKTLIKLQRK, encoded by the coding sequence ATGCGATTTTCCCGGCTTGCCCTCCTTATAAGCCTTTTGGCTGTAGCTTGTTCACCTAAACTCGGACCTGACAAGGATTGGGCGGAAGGAAGATGGTTATTGGTTGAATTAAAAGAAGTGCCGGTCCAGATCAGTGGCAACCAGGATAAGAATGCACATCTTGAGTTTTACCCGTCATCCCGTACCTACAAGGGGTTTGGCGGATGCCATCCCATCAGCGGCAACTATGATGTTTCAAAGCGTTCTATAAAGTTCCGGCCTGGTCCGGCACCGAAGGAATCCTGCCCGGATGTTCCCTTTGAAGCCGTATTCCTCCAGACCTTGTACGATATTGATGGCTATGAATTGAACGGGGATATCATGTCTTTGAAGGATGGCCGCAAGACCCTGATCAAACTGCAAAGGAAGTGA
- a CDS encoding radical SAM/SPASM domain-containing protein has protein sequence MTFRRAWNAGKVLLSYYVSKWSGKPIQWGLPISISFEPTTSCNLRCPECPSGLRAFTRPTGMLQKDFFRETIDQIHRDLFYLVFYFQGEPYLNPDFLEMVSYANKRRIYTATSTNAHYLTDTNARKTVESGLDRLIISIDGTTQEVYQQYRVGGKLEKVLEGARNIVKWKKELNSKTPFVVFQFLVVKPNEHQIEEVKELAKTIGVDDVWLKTAQVYDYEKDPNQLIPSIDRYSRYRKNADGAFEFKNALHNHCWRLWQATVISWDGLVVPCCFDKDAQHRMGDLKNLSFREIWQSKTYRDFRGKILQGRANIDICANCSEGTKVWG, from the coding sequence ATGACCTTTCGCCGTGCCTGGAATGCCGGCAAAGTGTTATTGAGTTATTATGTCAGCAAATGGTCGGGAAAGCCCATCCAGTGGGGATTGCCCATATCCATTTCCTTCGAGCCTACCACTTCCTGCAACCTGCGTTGCCCGGAATGCCCAAGCGGACTGAGGGCCTTTACCCGTCCCACCGGCATGTTACAGAAAGACTTCTTCAGGGAAACCATTGACCAGATCCATCGCGATCTCTTTTACCTGGTATTCTATTTCCAGGGAGAACCTTACCTGAATCCCGATTTCCTGGAGATGGTCAGTTATGCGAACAAACGACGGATCTATACAGCCACTTCTACCAATGCGCACTATTTAACGGACACGAATGCCCGGAAGACTGTGGAAAGCGGCCTGGACAGGCTAATCATATCCATTGACGGAACAACCCAGGAAGTGTACCAGCAATACAGGGTTGGCGGTAAACTGGAGAAAGTTCTGGAGGGCGCAAGGAATATCGTAAAATGGAAGAAGGAACTCAATAGCAAAACCCCATTCGTGGTATTCCAGTTCCTGGTGGTAAAACCCAATGAACACCAGATCGAAGAAGTGAAGGAACTGGCCAAAACAATTGGCGTGGATGATGTATGGCTGAAGACTGCCCAGGTCTATGATTATGAAAAAGACCCGAACCAACTGATCCCATCTATCGACAGGTACAGCCGTTACCGGAAGAACGCCGATGGCGCCTTCGAATTCAAGAACGCCCTGCATAACCATTGCTGGCGACTTTGGCAGGCTACCGTTATCAGTTGGGACGGCCTGGTGGTGCCCTGCTGCTTCGACAAAGATGCCCAACACCGTATGGGCGACCTGAAAAACCTGAGTTTCAGGGAAATATGGCAAAGTAAAACTTACCGGGACTTCCGTGGCAAGATCCTTCAAGGACGCGCCAATATTGATATTTGCGCCAATTGCTCGGAAGGGACCAAAGTGTGGGGATGA
- a CDS encoding glycoside hydrolase family 10 protein produces the protein MKKILIALAILNGLAPAKGQEQQPEFRAAWIATVDNIDWPTKGNFDSEKQKDEYIRMLDMHEKNGMNAVIVQVRPATDAFYPSQYEPWSEWLTGKQGRPPVPYYDPLQFMINEARKRGMEFHAWLNPYRAVFNVNRSSISPTHITRLHPEWFLTYGDKRYFDPGNKAAQQYVVNVVRDLVQRYDLDAIHFDDYFYPYRIAGKEFPDDKTFQQFGNGMNRDDWRRSNVDSIIVKLSRAIKEEKPYVKFGISPFGVWRNKDKDPEGSETKAGQTNYDDLYADILLWLKQGWIDYVAPQLYWEFGHKAAPFEVLLDWWSKHSYGKHCYIGLGIYKAGTSAPWKDKSLLPKMIQAIRNTPNVQGAIYFSSKSFVSNPNGWSDSLQNNYYKSRVPLPVMEWLPGKPTVETN, from the coding sequence ATGAAAAAGATATTGATCGCCCTCGCGATCCTTAACGGCCTTGCTCCTGCTAAAGGCCAGGAGCAGCAGCCAGAATTCAGGGCAGCATGGATTGCCACCGTTGACAATATAGACTGGCCAACCAAAGGCAATTTTGACAGCGAGAAACAAAAGGATGAATATATCCGCATGCTGGATATGCACGAGAAGAACGGCATGAACGCCGTGATTGTGCAGGTAAGGCCGGCAACCGATGCTTTTTACCCTTCCCAATACGAACCCTGGAGTGAATGGCTAACGGGCAAGCAAGGCAGGCCGCCTGTACCTTATTATGACCCTTTGCAGTTCATGATCAATGAAGCCAGGAAAAGGGGAATGGAGTTTCATGCCTGGCTCAACCCTTACAGGGCAGTATTCAATGTTAACCGTTCCAGCATCAGCCCCACCCATATTACCAGGCTCCATCCCGAATGGTTCCTAACCTACGGGGACAAACGCTATTTCGATCCTGGCAACAAGGCTGCCCAACAATATGTGGTCAATGTAGTTCGTGACCTGGTACAACGTTATGATTTGGATGCCATCCACTTCGATGATTATTTCTACCCCTACAGGATAGCAGGGAAAGAATTTCCTGACGACAAGACCTTCCAGCAATTTGGCAATGGCATGAACCGGGACGACTGGAGGAGAAGCAATGTCGACTCCATCATTGTGAAACTTTCAAGGGCCATCAAGGAAGAGAAACCCTATGTAAAGTTCGGCATCTCGCCATTTGGGGTTTGGCGCAACAAGGACAAGGATCCTGAAGGCAGTGAAACCAAAGCCGGCCAGACAAATTACGATGACCTCTATGCAGATATACTGCTATGGTTGAAGCAGGGCTGGATCGATTATGTAGCGCCACAACTATACTGGGAGTTTGGCCACAAGGCAGCGCCCTTCGAGGTTTTGCTCGACTGGTGGAGCAAACACAGCTATGGCAAACATTGCTATATAGGCTTGGGTATCTACAAGGCAGGAACCAGTGCCCCATGGAAAGACAAGAGCCTCTTACCCAAAATGATCCAGGCCATACGCAACACGCCTAATGTTCAGGGGGCGATCTATTTCAGCAGCAAATCATTTGTCAGCAATCCCAATGGCTGGAGCGATAGCCTTCAAAACAATTACTATAAATCGCGTGTACCCCTTCCGGTTATGGAGTGGCTGCCGGGCAAACCAACTGTAGAAACCAACTGA